The proteins below come from a single Eucalyptus grandis isolate ANBG69807.140 chromosome 3, ASM1654582v1, whole genome shotgun sequence genomic window:
- the LOC104439949 gene encoding lachrymatory-factor synthase: MAEETQPRWEGKLTAELKGPTPEQVWPFLADFCNLHKLLPTLDTCHQVEGVLGQPGLVRYVASTTFGDDSDSSKIKWANERLLTMDPSDKCFSYEVLDNNLGFKSYVATIRVMPMNDGDGKMVGCMIEWSFVVDPVEAWGVQDMKSFFDFCLQSMAKKIESAIQETSG; this comes from the coding sequence atggcGGAAGAAACCCAGCCAAGATGGGAAGGCAAGCTCACTGCTGAGCTGAAAGGGCCAACACCAGAGCAAGTGTGGCCATTCTTGgcggacttctgcaacctccaCAAGTTGCTTCCCACCCTCGACACGTGCCACCAAGTTGAGGGCGTCCTGGGCCAGCCGGGCCTTGTCCGGTATGTCGCCTCCACCACGTTTGGCGATGACTCAGACTCGTCGAAGATCAAGTGGGCCAATGAGCGCCTCCTCACAATGGACCCTAGTGACAAGTGCTTCAGCTATGAGGTATTGGACAACAATCTTGGATTCAAGTCCTACGTCGCCACAATTAGAGTGATGCCCATGAATGATGGGGATGGTAAGATGGTCGGGTGCATGATTGAGTGGTCTTTTGTGGTTGATCCTGTTGAGGCTTGGGGGGTCCAAGATATGAAgtctttctttgatttttgcCTCCAATCAATGGCCAAGAAGATAGAAAGTGCAATTCAAGAAACTAGTGGGTGA
- the LOC104437800 gene encoding lachrymatory-factor synthase yields MDQTESQSGHKWEGKVSTRVAKASADQIWPLFVDFFNLHKWFPGLSDCYGIHGKNGEPGCVRYCAGFSISSEGTSDPGENRPIKWSKERLVGVDPLGRSLNYEMVDSNNGFTSYASTVRVIPGDGDGEGGCTIEWSFTVDPVEGWVLEDLVRKYEVGLQGMGRKMEDSISVM; encoded by the coding sequence ATGGATCAAACGGAGTCCCAATCAGGTCACAAGTGGGAAGGCAAGGTCTCTACCAGAGTCGCAAAGGCCAGTGCAGACCAGATCTGGCCACTCTTCGTGGATTTCTTCAATCTCCACAAATGGTTCCCAGGCCTATCCGATTGCTATGGCATCCACGGCAAGAACGGCGAGCCCGGTTGCGTGCGATATTGTGCCGGCTTCTCCATTTCGTCCGAAGGCACAAGTGACCCCGGCGAGAATCGCCCCATCAAGTGGTCCAAGGAGCGACTCGTCGGTGTAGATCCGCTCGGACGAAGCTTAAACTACGAGATGGTCGACTCTAACAACGGGTTCACTTCATATGCGTCGACAGTCAGAGTCATCCCTGGTGACGGAGACGGCGAAGGCGGGTGCACGATCGAATGGTCATTCACCGTAGACCCGGTGGAAGGGTGGGTGCTGGAAGATTTGGTGAGGAAATATGAGGTGGGGTTGCAAGGCATGGGCAGGAAGATGGAGGATTCCATCTCTGTGATGTGA